A stretch of the Lonchura striata isolate bLonStr1 chromosome 17, bLonStr1.mat, whole genome shotgun sequence genome encodes the following:
- the LOC110483603 gene encoding serine/threonine-protein phosphatase 4 regulatory subunit 1 isoform X1, whose amino-acid sequence MAGIPLYFVDLQDDLDDFGFEDYGPDCDSMRITAFLDIPGQDNLTPLARLEKYAFSDNVFNRQIIARGLLDVFRDFSNNEEDFLTVMEIVVRLSEDAEPTVRTELMEQIPPIAIFLQESRPKFPTAFFEYLMPIVVRYLTDVNNQVRKAGQEALLILLEQDLVAQSDIENKVCPILLDLSAPDSDDEYKVEAVNIICKMASMLSRTTVEHMLLPRFCELCSDGKLFQVRKICAANFGDICNAVGQEATERLLIPKFFELCSDSVWGMRKACAECFMAVSYTTSPEVRRSKLSPLFISLISDTCRWVRQAAFQSLGPFISTFANPSSAGLYIREDGTLSIRPPAQDVNFNSCQPSNNITVMSSSANAALPSSEQPMEIKPESSTEEASAKVRTKLSEDLNKNSWQESSDCCASPGEDVSGLCQGDKTAAGASGGTKDSSFPGLSSGLPSAGDVFSTFLYWRSPLPDISQDLELLQFKAEKHNEACSVPCNNCVASSEIKKVLESLQEHIDDPDVQAQVQVLSAALRAAQFDSVGDCEAKKMEESGDNLQNKMILDETTVSGAACNQVQGDTLSSPASQDDISDQSSTSVLKSTGSEEQHRGTSVFLRKEQENNPSLEDDKSKLQDIIPQPLLDQYLSMTDPARAQTVDTEIAKHCAYSLPGVALTLGRQNWHCLKDTYETLASDVQWKVRRTLAFSIHELAVILGDQLTAADLVPIFNGFLKDLDEVRIGVLKHLYDFLKLLHADKRREYLYQLQEFVVTDNSRNWRFRYELAEQLILILELYNPNDVFDYLRHIALTLCSDKVSEVRWISFKLVVAILQKFYANSANGLGLNFINELVVRFRHCSKWVGRQAFAFICQAVVEEECMPVDQFVEHLLPSLLSLASDPVPNVRVLLAKALRQTLLEKAYFKSVGNPHLEAAEETILALQSDRDQDVSFFATIKLKQDSMDNITSEKQN is encoded by the exons ATGGCCG ggatccctttgTATTTTGTGGATTTGCAGGATGACTTAGATGATT TTGGCTTTGAAGACTATGGACCAGACTGTGATAGCATGAGGATAACAGCATTCTTGGATATTCCTGGCCAGGATAACTTAACTCCACTGGCTCGTCTAGAGAAATATGCCTTCAGTGATAATGTATTTAACAG GCAAATTATTGCCAGGGGTCTTCTGGATGTCTTTCGAGATTTCAGTAACAATGAAGAAGACTTTCTGACTGTAATGGAAATAGTGGTCAGGCTCTCTGAAGATGCAG agcCAACTGTTCGTACAGAGCTGATGGAGCAGATACCTCCTATTGCCATCTTTTTGCAAGAAAGTCGACCAAAATTCCCAACAGCATTTTTTGAATACCTTATGCCCATAGTAGTGAGGTACCTCACAGATGTTAACAATCAG GTCAGAAAGGCAGGCCAGGAAGCACTGCTGATACTGCTGGAACAAGATCTTGTGGCTCAGAGTGACATTGAAAATAAGGTGTGTCCAATTCTGCTGGACCTTTCTGCTCCTGACAGTGATGATGAGTACAAGGTGGAAGCTGTCAAT ATAATCTGTAAAATGGCTTCTATGTTGAGCAGAACAACAGTTGAGCACATGCTGCTTCCTCGTTTCTGTGAACTGTGCAGTGATGGGAAATTGTTTCAAGTCCGAAAG ATTTGTGCAGCTAATTTTGGTGACATTTGTAATGCAGTTGGGCAAGAAGCCACTGAAAGACTGCTG ATTCCCAAGTTCTTTGAGCTGTGTTCGGACAGTGTGTGGGGAATGAGGAAGGCTTGTGCTGAATGCTTTATGGCAGTGTCCTACACCACATCCCCAGAAGTTCGCAGGAGCAAGCTATCCCCACTGTTCATCAGCCTGATCAGTGACACCTGCAGATGG GTTCGTCAGGCTGCTTTTCAGTCTCTTGGCCCATTTATTTCTACCTTTGCAAACCCTTCAAGTGCTGGTCTTTACATTCGAGAGGATGGGACACTGAGTATCCGACCACCAGCACAAGATGTGAATTTCAATTCCTGTCAGCCAAGCAACAATATCACTGTGATGTCTTCCAGTGCAAATGCTGCATTGCCCAG CTCAGAACAACCAATGGAAATCAAACCAGAATCGTCAACTGAGGAGGCTTCAGCAAAAGTTCGTACAAAGCTCTCTGAGGACCTAAATAAAAATTCATGGCAAGAAAGTTCAGATTGTTGTGCCAGCCCTGGAGAAGATGTGTCTGGCTTGTGTCAGGGTGACAAaactgctgctggtgcctctggaGGCACGAAGGATAGCAGTTTTccggggctgagctcggggctgCCGTCTGCTGGAGATGTGTTTAGCACATTCCTGTACTGGCGCTCTCCTCTGCCCGACATAAGTCAGGACCTGGAGTTGCTGCAGTTCAAGGCTGAGAAGCACAACGAAGCCTGCTCTGTGCCATGTAATAACTGTGTTGCtagcagtgaaataaaaaaggtTCTAGAAAGCTTACAGGAGCACATAGACGATCCAGATGTTCAAG CTCAGGTCCAAGTGTTGTCTGCTGCTCTCAGAGCTGCTCAGTTTGATTCTGTTGGTGACTGTGAGGccaaaaaaatggaagaaagtgGTGACAATCTTCAGAACAAAATGATTTTGGATGAAACAACAGTTTCAGGTGCTGCCTGCAACCAGGTACAGGGGGACACTCTTTCATCCCCTGCCTCCCAGGATGACATCAGTGACCAGTCAAGCACCAGTGTGCTGAAAAGCACG GGCTCAGAGGAACAACACAGAGGAACCAGTGTCTTTTTGAGGAAAGAGCAAGAAAATAATCCATCACTTGAAGATGACAAGTCAAAATTACAG GACATCATCCCTCAGCCTTTACTGGACCAGTACCTGTCCATGACTGACCCTGCTCGGGCCCAGACTGTTGACACTGAGATTGCCAAGCACTGTGCCTACAGCCTGCCTGGGGTGGCCCTAACACTGGGCAGGCAGAACTGGCACTGCCTCAAGGACACCTATGAAACACTAGCTTCAGATGTACAG TGGAAGGTGCGGCGCACTCTGGCTTTCTCCATCCACGAGCTGGCTGTGATCCTGGGGGATCAGTTAACAGCTGCTGATCTGGTGCCAATTTTCAATGGCTTCTTGAAAGACCTGGATGAAGTGCGTATTGGTGTCCTCAAACATCTCTATGACTTTCTGAAG CTACTTCATGCAGACAAAAGGCGAGAGTATCTTTACCAGCTGCAAGAATTTGTGGTGACTGATAACAGCAGGAACTGGAGGTTTCGTTACGAGCTGGCAGA GCAGCTGATCCTGATCCTGGAGCTCTACAATCCCAATGATGTCTTTGACTACTTAAGGCACATTGCACTAACTCTGTGCTCCGATAAAGTTTCGGAAGTTCGGTGGATCTCCTTCAAACTG GTTGTAGCAATATTACAGAAGTTCTATGCAAACAGTGCCAATGGCCTGGGATTAAATTTCATCAATGAGCTCGTAGTGCGGTTTCGCCACTGCTCCAAGTGGGTTGGGAGACAAGCCTTTGCCTTCATTTGTCAG GCTGTAGTAGAAGAGGAGTGCATGCCTGTGGACCAGTTTGTTGAACACTTACTCCCCAGCCTTCTAAGCCTTGCATCAGATCCTGTGCCAAACGTCAGGGTCCTGCTCGCCAAGGCTCTCAGGCAGACGTTGCTGGAGAAAG CTTATTTTAAAAGTGTTGGCAATCCTCATCTAGAAGCTGCAGAAGAGACCATTCTAGCCCTGCAGTCTGACAGAGATCAAGATGTGTCTTTCTTTGCCACCATAAAACTGAAACAGGATAGCATGGACAATATCACcagtgaaaaacaaaactaa
- the LOC110483603 gene encoding serine/threonine-protein phosphatase 4 regulatory subunit 1 isoform X2, translated as MAVGFEDYGPDCDSMRITAFLDIPGQDNLTPLARLEKYAFSDNVFNRQIIARGLLDVFRDFSNNEEDFLTVMEIVVRLSEDAEPTVRTELMEQIPPIAIFLQESRPKFPTAFFEYLMPIVVRYLTDVNNQVRKAGQEALLILLEQDLVAQSDIENKVCPILLDLSAPDSDDEYKVEAVNIICKMASMLSRTTVEHMLLPRFCELCSDGKLFQVRKICAANFGDICNAVGQEATERLLIPKFFELCSDSVWGMRKACAECFMAVSYTTSPEVRRSKLSPLFISLISDTCRWVRQAAFQSLGPFISTFANPSSAGLYIREDGTLSIRPPAQDVNFNSCQPSNNITVMSSSANAALPSSEQPMEIKPESSTEEASAKVRTKLSEDLNKNSWQESSDCCASPGEDVSGLCQGDKTAAGASGGTKDSSFPGLSSGLPSAGDVFSTFLYWRSPLPDISQDLELLQFKAEKHNEACSVPCNNCVASSEIKKVLESLQEHIDDPDVQAQVQVLSAALRAAQFDSVGDCEAKKMEESGDNLQNKMILDETTVSGAACNQVQGDTLSSPASQDDISDQSSTSVLKSTGSEEQHRGTSVFLRKEQENNPSLEDDKSKLQDIIPQPLLDQYLSMTDPARAQTVDTEIAKHCAYSLPGVALTLGRQNWHCLKDTYETLASDVQWKVRRTLAFSIHELAVILGDQLTAADLVPIFNGFLKDLDEVRIGVLKHLYDFLKLLHADKRREYLYQLQEFVVTDNSRNWRFRYELAEQLILILELYNPNDVFDYLRHIALTLCSDKVSEVRWISFKLVVAILQKFYANSANGLGLNFINELVVRFRHCSKWVGRQAFAFICQAVVEEECMPVDQFVEHLLPSLLSLASDPVPNVRVLLAKALRQTLLEKAYFKSVGNPHLEAAEETILALQSDRDQDVSFFATIKLKQDSMDNITSEKQN; from the exons ATGGCCG TTGGCTTTGAAGACTATGGACCAGACTGTGATAGCATGAGGATAACAGCATTCTTGGATATTCCTGGCCAGGATAACTTAACTCCACTGGCTCGTCTAGAGAAATATGCCTTCAGTGATAATGTATTTAACAG GCAAATTATTGCCAGGGGTCTTCTGGATGTCTTTCGAGATTTCAGTAACAATGAAGAAGACTTTCTGACTGTAATGGAAATAGTGGTCAGGCTCTCTGAAGATGCAG agcCAACTGTTCGTACAGAGCTGATGGAGCAGATACCTCCTATTGCCATCTTTTTGCAAGAAAGTCGACCAAAATTCCCAACAGCATTTTTTGAATACCTTATGCCCATAGTAGTGAGGTACCTCACAGATGTTAACAATCAG GTCAGAAAGGCAGGCCAGGAAGCACTGCTGATACTGCTGGAACAAGATCTTGTGGCTCAGAGTGACATTGAAAATAAGGTGTGTCCAATTCTGCTGGACCTTTCTGCTCCTGACAGTGATGATGAGTACAAGGTGGAAGCTGTCAAT ATAATCTGTAAAATGGCTTCTATGTTGAGCAGAACAACAGTTGAGCACATGCTGCTTCCTCGTTTCTGTGAACTGTGCAGTGATGGGAAATTGTTTCAAGTCCGAAAG ATTTGTGCAGCTAATTTTGGTGACATTTGTAATGCAGTTGGGCAAGAAGCCACTGAAAGACTGCTG ATTCCCAAGTTCTTTGAGCTGTGTTCGGACAGTGTGTGGGGAATGAGGAAGGCTTGTGCTGAATGCTTTATGGCAGTGTCCTACACCACATCCCCAGAAGTTCGCAGGAGCAAGCTATCCCCACTGTTCATCAGCCTGATCAGTGACACCTGCAGATGG GTTCGTCAGGCTGCTTTTCAGTCTCTTGGCCCATTTATTTCTACCTTTGCAAACCCTTCAAGTGCTGGTCTTTACATTCGAGAGGATGGGACACTGAGTATCCGACCACCAGCACAAGATGTGAATTTCAATTCCTGTCAGCCAAGCAACAATATCACTGTGATGTCTTCCAGTGCAAATGCTGCATTGCCCAG CTCAGAACAACCAATGGAAATCAAACCAGAATCGTCAACTGAGGAGGCTTCAGCAAAAGTTCGTACAAAGCTCTCTGAGGACCTAAATAAAAATTCATGGCAAGAAAGTTCAGATTGTTGTGCCAGCCCTGGAGAAGATGTGTCTGGCTTGTGTCAGGGTGACAAaactgctgctggtgcctctggaGGCACGAAGGATAGCAGTTTTccggggctgagctcggggctgCCGTCTGCTGGAGATGTGTTTAGCACATTCCTGTACTGGCGCTCTCCTCTGCCCGACATAAGTCAGGACCTGGAGTTGCTGCAGTTCAAGGCTGAGAAGCACAACGAAGCCTGCTCTGTGCCATGTAATAACTGTGTTGCtagcagtgaaataaaaaaggtTCTAGAAAGCTTACAGGAGCACATAGACGATCCAGATGTTCAAG CTCAGGTCCAAGTGTTGTCTGCTGCTCTCAGAGCTGCTCAGTTTGATTCTGTTGGTGACTGTGAGGccaaaaaaatggaagaaagtgGTGACAATCTTCAGAACAAAATGATTTTGGATGAAACAACAGTTTCAGGTGCTGCCTGCAACCAGGTACAGGGGGACACTCTTTCATCCCCTGCCTCCCAGGATGACATCAGTGACCAGTCAAGCACCAGTGTGCTGAAAAGCACG GGCTCAGAGGAACAACACAGAGGAACCAGTGTCTTTTTGAGGAAAGAGCAAGAAAATAATCCATCACTTGAAGATGACAAGTCAAAATTACAG GACATCATCCCTCAGCCTTTACTGGACCAGTACCTGTCCATGACTGACCCTGCTCGGGCCCAGACTGTTGACACTGAGATTGCCAAGCACTGTGCCTACAGCCTGCCTGGGGTGGCCCTAACACTGGGCAGGCAGAACTGGCACTGCCTCAAGGACACCTATGAAACACTAGCTTCAGATGTACAG TGGAAGGTGCGGCGCACTCTGGCTTTCTCCATCCACGAGCTGGCTGTGATCCTGGGGGATCAGTTAACAGCTGCTGATCTGGTGCCAATTTTCAATGGCTTCTTGAAAGACCTGGATGAAGTGCGTATTGGTGTCCTCAAACATCTCTATGACTTTCTGAAG CTACTTCATGCAGACAAAAGGCGAGAGTATCTTTACCAGCTGCAAGAATTTGTGGTGACTGATAACAGCAGGAACTGGAGGTTTCGTTACGAGCTGGCAGA GCAGCTGATCCTGATCCTGGAGCTCTACAATCCCAATGATGTCTTTGACTACTTAAGGCACATTGCACTAACTCTGTGCTCCGATAAAGTTTCGGAAGTTCGGTGGATCTCCTTCAAACTG GTTGTAGCAATATTACAGAAGTTCTATGCAAACAGTGCCAATGGCCTGGGATTAAATTTCATCAATGAGCTCGTAGTGCGGTTTCGCCACTGCTCCAAGTGGGTTGGGAGACAAGCCTTTGCCTTCATTTGTCAG GCTGTAGTAGAAGAGGAGTGCATGCCTGTGGACCAGTTTGTTGAACACTTACTCCCCAGCCTTCTAAGCCTTGCATCAGATCCTGTGCCAAACGTCAGGGTCCTGCTCGCCAAGGCTCTCAGGCAGACGTTGCTGGAGAAAG CTTATTTTAAAAGTGTTGGCAATCCTCATCTAGAAGCTGCAGAAGAGACCATTCTAGCCCTGCAGTCTGACAGAGATCAAGATGTGTCTTTCTTTGCCACCATAAAACTGAAACAGGATAGCATGGACAATATCACcagtgaaaaacaaaactaa